One window of Dehalobacterium formicoaceticum genomic DNA carries:
- the trmD gene encoding tRNA (guanosine(37)-N1)-methyltransferase TrmD, which yields MRIDILTLFPGMFAPLKDSILKRAGEKSLVEINVINIRDFAFNKHRMVDDVVYGGGAGMVMKPEPIFEAIQDIKASTNSSPRIIITSPQGELFSQKKAAELSREEHLVFLCGHYEGIDERIKEIFRAEELSIGDFVLTGGELPSMVMVDSLVRLLPGVLGDDLSSSEESFEEGLLEYPHYTRPQEFQGLRVPEVLLGGHHKEIRVWRRQQSLEKTWKNRPDLWKKAPLGPADLQHMEKIKGPVNENIRLFTALVHYPVYNKKGAVINTSFTNLDLHDIARASATFGVEKYFVVQPIHAQHELIHTLINHWIKGFGARYNPDRKTALTRLNLVDSVEEVKLQIKEEYGSLPLVISTAAKAYAQNIGYEELKDVMERQEGNYLILFGTGWGLEESLIENSDYVLRPIYGPGVYNHLSVRSAASIVLDRLRGE from the coding sequence TTGAGAATTGATATTTTAACCCTTTTTCCGGGGATGTTTGCCCCACTCAAGGACAGTATCTTGAAAAGGGCGGGAGAAAAGAGTCTGGTGGAAATCAATGTGATTAATATTCGCGACTTCGCTTTTAATAAGCATCGCATGGTCGATGATGTTGTTTATGGCGGGGGTGCAGGTATGGTCATGAAACCGGAACCGATTTTTGAAGCCATCCAAGATATTAAAGCATCAACAAACTCCTCCCCGCGTATTATTATTACCAGCCCCCAAGGGGAGCTTTTCAGCCAGAAAAAAGCTGCAGAATTATCTCGGGAAGAGCATTTGGTTTTTCTCTGTGGTCATTATGAGGGCATAGATGAACGCATCAAGGAAATCTTCCGGGCCGAGGAACTTTCTATCGGAGATTTTGTTCTCACCGGTGGGGAGCTGCCCTCGATGGTCATGGTTGATTCTTTGGTACGGCTGTTACCCGGCGTTTTAGGTGATGATCTTTCCTCATCTGAGGAGTCTTTTGAGGAGGGTCTGTTGGAATATCCTCACTATACCAGACCCCAGGAATTTCAGGGGCTCAGGGTTCCTGAAGTTTTGTTGGGGGGGCATCATAAGGAGATCCGGGTTTGGCGCCGGCAGCAATCTTTAGAAAAAACCTGGAAAAACCGGCCGGATTTATGGAAAAAAGCTCCTTTGGGCCCGGCAGATTTGCAGCATATGGAGAAGATCAAGGGACCGGTGAATGAAAATATCCGCCTTTTTACCGCCTTGGTACATTACCCCGTTTATAATAAAAAGGGAGCCGTAATTAATACATCTTTTACCAATTTGGATTTACATGACATCGCCCGGGCTTCCGCCACTTTTGGTGTGGAGAAATATTTTGTGGTGCAGCCGATTCATGCCCAGCATGAATTGATCCATACCTTGATTAATCATTGGATAAAAGGTTTTGGCGCCCGCTACAATCCGGATCGGAAAACAGCCTTGACCAGACTCAACTTGGTCGATTCAGTAGAAGAGGTCAAATTACAAATAAAAGAGGAGTATGGCAGTTTACCGCTGGTGATTTCCACTGCGGCCAAAGCTTATGCACAAAATATTGGTTATGAGGAATTAAAGGATGTAATGGAACGTCAGGAAGGCAACTATCTGATTCTCTTTGGTACCGGATGGGGGCTGGAAGAATCCTTGATTGAAAATTCGGATTATGTTTTAAGGCCGATTTATGGACCAGGTGTCTATAATCACTTATCTGTGCGGAGTGCCGCCTCCATTGTTTTAGATCGCTTAAGAGGAGAATAG
- the ylxM gene encoding YlxM family DNA-binding protein — MKKLARMTMLYDFYGRLLTKRQQEIMEMFYEDDLSLSEIGEEYSISRQAVYDLLKRTEKNLEGYEEKLSLMDKFEKQQGKIVDIGALVTELRKTGNLDLLEQIEFIIQEINDLERK, encoded by the coding sequence ATGAAAAAATTAGCCCGCATGACCATGCTTTACGATTTTTATGGGCGGTTATTGACCAAAAGGCAGCAGGAAATCATGGAAATGTTTTATGAAGATGACCTGTCCTTGTCGGAAATAGGGGAAGAATACAGTATTAGCCGTCAGGCCGTTTATGATCTGTTAAAAAGAACGGAAAAAAATTTAGAAGGTTATGAAGAAAAGCTTTCTTTAATGGATAAATTTGAAAAGCAGCAGGGTAAAATAGTTGATATTGGCGCATTGGTCACAGAACTGCGCAAAACCGGAAATTTGGATTTATTGGAGCAAATTGAGTTTATCATTCAGGAAATCAATGACCTGGAAAGAAAGTAG
- a CDS encoding cation-translocating P-type ATPase has translation MWFSKSQEEALKELEVNPAIGLTSEEAQERLEKYGENKLKEKPKKSIIALFFAQLNNMLIYVLLGAAAITMAIGEYVDSVIILLVVILNAVIGVFQEYKAEKAIEALQKLTTPRSLVRRDGDIKEIDSTEIVPGDIVIIDAGRYIPADLRLIESVNLQIEESALTGESVPSDKNARDIHEDPKTPIGDKSNMAFMSTLATYGRGEGLVVGTAMETEIGKIAKILDEDHEEMTPLQRRLDELGKILGFLAIGVCALIFVIALFQDREIFDMFLIAISLAVAAIPEGLAAIVAIVLALGVTRMSKINAIVKKLPAVETLGSVNIICSDKTGTLTQNKMTVVKQYTLNHFQEIPPGETSLQGTQDEQELIKSFVLCSDATYENGEGTGDPTEVALIVLGDKFQLAKKALNDKHPRVGEKPFDSDRKLMSTLNQEGKGYRVHTKGALDNILKISTHALVDGGIVPLTEEMKKTYLNVAEEMSNDALRVLGAAFKDTNSVIPPEEMEENLVLIGFVGMIDPPRLEVKDSIHQAKLAGITSVMITGDHKNTAVAIAKELGIAESIDQSITGTEIDQLSDEEFSHRIKDIRVFARVSPEHKVKIVKAFKSHGNIVSMTGDGVNDAPSLKYADIGVAMGITGTDVSKGASDMILTDDNFSTIVNAIEEGRNIYNNIKKSVVFLLSCNLGEVIAIVASILFGWPVPLLATQILWINLITDSLPAIALGVDPGDKDVMKQKPRNPKESFFAHGAGFRAVLGGTLIGILTLTAFYFGLAEHGYSLGSRDIPEDILTYARTMAFVVLAGSQLFYSLSMRNEIKSIFQVGLFTNKYLVGAIIVGFILQLGVISVPFLAEAFKVQNLSPLDWSIVIGFSLIPLTANEIIKIFMRTGAKN, from the coding sequence ATGTGGTTTTCAAAATCCCAGGAAGAGGCTTTAAAAGAACTGGAAGTAAATCCGGCAATCGGTCTTACCAGTGAAGAAGCCCAGGAGAGATTAGAAAAGTACGGGGAAAACAAGTTAAAAGAGAAACCGAAGAAAAGCATCATAGCCCTCTTTTTTGCCCAATTAAATAATATGTTAATTTATGTTCTTTTGGGCGCTGCTGCTATCACCATGGCGATTGGTGAATATGTTGATTCGGTGATCATTCTTTTAGTAGTCATTTTAAATGCTGTGATCGGTGTGTTCCAGGAATATAAGGCAGAGAAAGCCATAGAGGCACTGCAAAAATTGACCACGCCCAGATCCCTGGTCAGACGAGACGGGGATATCAAGGAAATCGATTCAACAGAAATCGTTCCGGGAGATATCGTGATTATTGATGCCGGCCGATATATCCCGGCCGATCTTCGGCTAATTGAAAGTGTTAACCTGCAAATTGAGGAATCCGCCCTGACAGGGGAATCCGTACCTTCGGATAAAAATGCCCGGGATATTCATGAAGATCCCAAAACGCCTATTGGAGACAAGTCGAATATGGCTTTTATGTCCACCCTGGCTACATATGGTCGTGGTGAAGGTTTAGTTGTAGGTACGGCTATGGAAACAGAAATCGGGAAAATCGCCAAGATTCTGGATGAGGATCATGAAGAGATGACTCCTTTGCAGAGACGTTTGGACGAACTGGGGAAAATTTTAGGATTCTTAGCCATTGGTGTTTGTGCGCTCATCTTTGTTATTGCCCTTTTCCAGGACAGAGAAATATTTGACATGTTCTTAATCGCCATCAGCTTAGCCGTAGCGGCGATACCCGAGGGTTTAGCAGCAATTGTTGCTATTGTTTTGGCCCTGGGTGTGACCCGAATGTCTAAGATCAACGCCATTGTCAAGAAGCTGCCGGCTGTGGAAACCCTGGGCTCCGTAAATATTATCTGTTCTGATAAAACAGGTACCTTGACGCAAAACAAGATGACCGTTGTAAAGCAATATACCTTAAACCATTTCCAGGAAATACCCCCAGGGGAAACCAGCCTTCAGGGAACCCAAGATGAGCAGGAATTAATTAAATCTTTTGTCCTCTGCTCCGATGCTACCTATGAAAATGGGGAAGGTACGGGAGATCCCACCGAGGTTGCCTTAATTGTTCTTGGCGATAAATTCCAACTGGCGAAAAAAGCATTAAATGACAAGCATCCCCGGGTGGGGGAAAAACCCTTCGATTCCGATCGCAAACTGATGTCAACCTTGAATCAGGAAGGTAAGGGGTACCGTGTCCATACCAAAGGAGCCTTGGATAATATTTTAAAAATCTCCACCCATGCTTTGGTGGACGGTGGGATTGTACCTCTAACGGAAGAAATGAAAAAAACGTACCTGAATGTGGCAGAGGAGATGTCCAATGATGCTCTGCGGGTTCTGGGTGCAGCTTTTAAGGATACCAATTCCGTCATCCCACCGGAAGAAATGGAAGAAAATCTGGTCTTGATCGGCTTTGTGGGCATGATCGACCCCCCCAGACTGGAAGTGAAGGATTCTATTCACCAAGCCAAATTAGCCGGAATTACTTCCGTGATGATTACGGGAGATCATAAGAATACAGCCGTGGCCATTGCCAAAGAGCTGGGGATTGCTGAATCCATCGACCAAAGCATCACCGGAACAGAGATTGATCAATTATCCGACGAGGAATTCAGCCATAGAATTAAAGATATCCGCGTTTTTGCTAGGGTATCACCGGAACACAAGGTAAAAATCGTCAAGGCCTTCAAATCCCATGGTAATATCGTCTCCATGACCGGTGACGGGGTAAATGATGCTCCTTCCCTGAAATATGCAGACATTGGTGTGGCAATGGGCATTACCGGCACCGATGTTTCCAAAGGTGCCAGTGATATGATTCTGACGGACGATAACTTCTCCACCATTGTCAATGCCATTGAAGAAGGAAGAAACATCTATAACAATATCAAAAAGTCAGTGGTCTTCCTGCTCTCCTGTAACCTGGGTGAAGTGATTGCCATTGTGGCCTCCATTCTCTTCGGCTGGCCGGTGCCGTTACTTGCGACTCAAATTTTATGGATCAATCTGATTACAGATTCATTGCCGGCCATCGCCTTGGGGGTAGACCCGGGAGATAAGGACGTGATGAAACAAAAACCGAGAAATCCGAAGGAAAGCTTCTTTGCCCACGGGGCCGGATTCCGCGCTGTTCTGGGTGGTACCTTAATTGGGATCTTAACCTTAACAGCCTTCTACTTTGGCTTAGCTGAACATGGCTATAGTTTAGGTTCACGGGATATTCCCGAAGATATCTTAACTTATGCCCGCACCATGGCCTTTGTTGTTCTGGCGGGATCACAATTGTTTTATTCCTTGTCCATGAGAAATGAAATCAAGTCCATTTTCCAAGTTGGCTTGTTTACCAATAAGTATCTCGTTGGAGCCATCATTGTCGGTTTTATCCTCCAGTTAGGTGTGATTTCGGTGCCCTTCCTGGCGGAAGCCTTCAAAGTGCAGAATTTAAGCCCCTTGGATTGGAGTATTGTCATTGGTTTCTCTTTAATTCCATTGACTGCTAATGAGATTATTAAAATCTTTATGAGGACTGGTGCCAAGAATTAA
- a CDS encoding YnfA family protein, protein MLHAVMLFILAGLAEIGGGYLIWLWLRESRPAWYGLTGGLILVLYGIIPTLQKFPSFGRVYAAYGGVFVILSVLWGWGIDRKTPDIYDWIGALICLAGVAVILWAPRQG, encoded by the coding sequence ATGCTCCATGCAGTGATGCTTTTTATTCTGGCAGGTCTGGCAGAAATCGGCGGCGGCTATTTGATCTGGCTATGGCTCCGAGAATCCAGACCTGCCTGGTACGGCCTGACGGGAGGTCTGATTTTAGTTCTGTACGGAATTATTCCTACATTACAAAAATTCCCCAGTTTCGGCAGAGTATATGCCGCATACGGGGGAGTTTTTGTCATACTTTCTGTCCTCTGGGGTTGGGGTATTGACCGCAAAACCCCGGACATTTATGATTGGATTGGCGCCCTCATTTGTTTGGCAGGCGTTGCCGTGATTCTTTGGGCACCACGGCAAGGATAA
- a CDS encoding KH domain-containing protein, giving the protein MRELVEYITKSLVENPDAVSVEVKEKDNHTVLELRVAPEDMGKVIGKQGRIAKAIRTVIKAVATKEGKKVSVEII; this is encoded by the coding sequence ATGAGGGAATTAGTGGAATATATAACCAAATCCCTAGTGGAAAATCCAGATGCAGTTTCCGTAGAAGTTAAGGAAAAAGATAATCATACTGTATTGGAGTTACGGGTGGCGCCGGAAGACATGGGCAAAGTCATCGGTAAACAAGGACGTATTGCCAAAGCAATCCGCACCGTGATCAAAGCAGTTGCCACCAAAGAAGGGAAAAAAGTAAGCGTAGAAATTATTTGA
- a CDS encoding DUF6612 family protein codes for MKKRFFGMILVMLLAVSGTAWGAEDDGTFTRGDFAAMLVDAAQLTGEEGDQGPASLLVEKGIIQGYPGGDMGLEKEISRLEAVSFVGRTLGLKDDISPPEQGNAPLDATHWGYNLYSWLNYHGLITGEPGDILNAEEGAAFLNKVFTSQPEALQIVEKTQEAVQAKNQTLSMVLEGTMKMTPRLGVAGAEEIPLGDSKMRIEQEMVLPDQIHQKITMTMVLPGSGEETMTMETYMAGGEMYQQLPDEEIGTMKWYRYPKELMPDLKEIMEMAEKQGNAIPSELEEYLHYNLLGTTQVGGEEVHRIAFYGRIDDLSKFLNAAMGQFGDNADLQQAMSQSIEIIDSITYWGIEHIGVADYLPRNAELNIIMTYSDEFMGEPMPISALEMMMNFEEYRYGDDLVIQVPQEALDAPMLELPDMNQPMIQ; via the coding sequence ATGAAGAAAAGGTTTTTTGGGATGATCCTGGTAATGTTGTTGGCTGTCTCGGGTACAGCATGGGGCGCAGAGGATGACGGTACCTTTACCAGGGGAGATTTTGCCGCCATGTTGGTAGACGCAGCTCAACTGACAGGAGAGGAAGGGGATCAAGGTCCGGCTTCTTTGCTGGTGGAAAAAGGAATTATTCAGGGATATCCGGGAGGAGATATGGGTTTGGAAAAAGAAATCTCCCGCCTGGAAGCTGTCAGTTTTGTGGGACGGACCTTGGGGCTGAAGGATGATATAAGTCCGCCGGAACAGGGTAATGCTCCTTTAGACGCCACACATTGGGGCTATAATCTTTATTCCTGGCTCAATTATCATGGCTTGATCACAGGAGAACCCGGCGACATATTAAACGCGGAAGAAGGGGCTGCTTTTCTGAATAAGGTCTTTACTTCCCAACCGGAAGCGCTTCAAATCGTAGAAAAAACTCAAGAAGCTGTTCAGGCAAAGAACCAGACCTTGAGTATGGTTTTGGAGGGCACCATGAAGATGACCCCAAGATTAGGGGTAGCGGGTGCCGAAGAAATTCCTCTCGGGGATTCGAAGATGAGAATTGAACAGGAAATGGTATTGCCGGATCAGATCCATCAGAAAATTACCATGACGATGGTCCTGCCGGGCAGCGGGGAAGAAACGATGACGATGGAAACCTATATGGCTGGCGGTGAGATGTATCAACAGCTCCCAGATGAGGAAATCGGAACCATGAAATGGTACCGTTATCCAAAAGAACTGATGCCTGATCTGAAGGAAATCATGGAAATGGCTGAAAAGCAGGGGAATGCTATCCCGTCGGAATTAGAAGAGTACCTTCATTATAATTTGCTGGGGACGACACAGGTTGGCGGAGAAGAGGTTCACCGAATCGCTTTTTATGGCCGTATCGATGATCTCAGCAAATTCTTAAACGCCGCCATGGGTCAATTTGGGGATAATGCGGATTTACAGCAAGCCATGAGCCAGTCTATAGAAATCATTGATTCTATAACCTACTGGGGTATTGAACATATCGGTGTTGCTGACTATTTACCCCGCAATGCCGAACTTAACATCATCATGACATATAGTGATGAATTCATGGGAGAACCCATGCCCATCAGCGCTTTGGAGATGATGATGAATTTTGAGGAGTATCGTTATGGGGATGATTTGGTGATTCAGGTTCCTCAGGAAGCATTAGATGCCCCGATGCTGGAGCTGCCGGACATGAACCAGCCCATGATACAGTAA
- the rpsP gene encoding 30S ribosomal protein S16, with protein MATKIRLKRMGAKKAPFYRVVVADSRSPRDGRFIEEIGFYNPTKQPAEYQINEERALKWLSDGAAPSETVKALFKKAGVMKKFAEQ; from the coding sequence TTGGCAACAAAAATCAGATTAAAAAGAATGGGTGCGAAGAAAGCTCCTTTTTACAGAGTAGTGGTAGCAGATTCCCGCTCCCCCAGAGATGGCCGCTTTATTGAAGAAATTGGTTTCTACAATCCGACGAAGCAACCGGCAGAATACCAAATCAACGAGGAAAGAGCTCTGAAATGGCTTTCCGACGGCGCAGCGCCTTCTGAAACAGTAAAAGCCTTATTCAAAAAGGCCGGCGTGATGAAAAAATTTGCTGAACAATAA
- the rimM gene encoding ribosome maturation factor RimM (Essential for efficient processing of 16S rRNA), which yields MEKIIIGKILSPHGVKGELKVMPLTDYPDRFYRTPRVWIDGINHLVEMEEIREQMDKFLIKFHGVDDRDEAAKLSNRHLAIDQEQMIELPPGHFYHFQIIGLQVYEPQGTLLGDLVEIIETGSNDVYVVERAGKKDLLIPALKSIVREIDIHDQKRMVVDLPPGLDD from the coding sequence TTGGAAAAGATTATTATCGGGAAAATCCTTTCACCCCATGGTGTGAAAGGTGAACTTAAAGTAATGCCTTTAACCGATTACCCGGATCGGTTTTATCGTACCCCTCGTGTATGGATTGACGGCATCAATCATTTAGTGGAAATGGAAGAAATAAGGGAGCAAATGGACAAATTTCTGATTAAATTTCACGGGGTGGACGATCGTGACGAGGCAGCAAAATTAAGTAATCGCCATCTGGCCATTGATCAGGAACAGATGATTGAGCTCCCGCCCGGGCATTTTTATCACTTTCAAATTATTGGGCTTCAAGTTTATGAACCGCAGGGAACTTTGCTGGGAGATTTGGTTGAGATCATTGAAACAGGGTCCAACGATGTTTATGTGGTAGAGAGAGCCGGAAAAAAGGATTTATTGATTCCGGCGCTGAAAAGCATTGTACGGGAAATTGATATCCATGATCAAAAGCGTATGGTCGTTGATTTGCCGCCGGGATTGGACGATTAG
- a CDS encoding putative manganese-dependent inorganic diphosphatase, which produces MPKTIYVLGHKNPDTDSICSAIAYAELKRKQGLAAVPGRLGELNQETEFVLNYFEVEAPQLVKTVKKQVSDLNMDVVPSLSPEIPIKTTWNVMKKSNLKSLPVVDDNERLLGVVTLSDITEKYMDAVDNNMIAASKTPLGNIADTLNAKIIWGEEKDYNTTGKVLILAADPSQLEFFVEEGDIVIAGNRRDSIVKAMELGANCVILTCQNEDDPSLIEAAQTAGCILMTTQTDTFTAARLINLSIPISYVMTTKELVKFSIDDFVDEVKETMMTTRYRSYPVVDKNNKVLGFISRYHVISQNRKQVILVDHNEMGQTVPGIEEAEILEIIDHHRLGDIQTGKPIFFKNEPVGCTSTIIANMYFDGGIKPSKKMAGLMCSAILSDTLRFQSPTCTYLDRVTAEKLGEIANIDIESYALQMFKAGSGLKGKSPREILLDDFKELTFNKGRIGIGQVYTIDRESIEEMKADLLSFMASFCQDGNYGLILLLITDIINQGSEILFVGKLKDVIGKAFDVQTMEHSVYLPGVVSRKKQVIPNISTVLE; this is translated from the coding sequence ATGCCAAAGACGATATATGTATTGGGCCATAAAAACCCGGATACGGATTCCATTTGTTCTGCCATTGCCTATGCGGAGTTAAAAAGAAAGCAGGGTTTGGCGGCCGTACCTGGCCGGCTAGGTGAGCTGAATCAAGAAACGGAGTTTGTCTTGAACTATTTTGAGGTGGAAGCACCCCAATTAGTGAAAACGGTCAAAAAGCAAGTCTCAGACTTAAATATGGATGTGGTGCCTAGCCTCTCACCAGAGATTCCGATCAAAACAACCTGGAACGTTATGAAAAAATCCAATTTAAAATCCCTGCCCGTGGTGGATGATAATGAACGACTCTTGGGCGTAGTGACCTTATCGGATATCACAGAAAAATATATGGATGCGGTGGATAATAATATGATTGCGGCCAGTAAAACTCCTTTGGGCAATATCGCTGATACCTTAAATGCTAAAATTATTTGGGGGGAAGAAAAGGATTATAATACCACCGGCAAGGTTTTGATCCTGGCGGCTGATCCTTCTCAGTTGGAATTCTTTGTGGAAGAGGGGGATATTGTCATTGCCGGTAATCGCCGGGACAGTATTGTAAAAGCCATGGAGTTAGGAGCCAATTGCGTGATTTTGACCTGTCAAAACGAAGACGATCCCTCTCTGATTGAGGCTGCTCAAACGGCGGGCTGCATTTTAATGACCACCCAAACTGATACTTTTACGGCGGCCCGTTTGATTAACCTGAGCATTCCCATCAGTTATGTGATGACCACCAAGGAGTTAGTAAAATTCTCTATTGATGATTTTGTGGATGAGGTTAAGGAAACCATGATGACGACGCGTTATCGCAGCTATCCTGTGGTTGACAAAAATAATAAGGTGTTAGGCTTTATCTCACGCTATCATGTGATCTCACAAAATAGAAAGCAGGTTATTTTAGTAGACCATAATGAGATGGGTCAAACAGTGCCGGGTATAGAAGAGGCGGAAATTTTAGAAATTATTGATCACCATCGATTAGGGGATATTCAGACAGGCAAACCGATTTTCTTTAAAAATGAACCGGTGGGTTGTACCTCAACCATTATTGCCAATATGTATTTTGATGGCGGCATCAAACCTTCAAAAAAAATGGCCGGGCTGATGTGTTCGGCGATTTTATCCGACACCTTACGCTTTCAGTCTCCCACCTGCACTTATCTGGATCGGGTTACGGCGGAGAAATTAGGGGAAATCGCCAATATTGATATTGAGTCCTATGCTCTGCAAATGTTCAAGGCCGGTTCCGGTCTGAAAGGTAAAAGCCCCCGGGAAATACTTCTTGATGATTTTAAGGAACTGACTTTTAATAAAGGAAGAATCGGCATTGGCCAGGTTTATACCATTGACCGGGAGAGCATAGAAGAAATGAAGGCGGATTTGTTGTCCTTTATGGCCAGCTTTTGTCAGGATGGCAACTATGGTTTAATCCTTCTTTTAATTACCGATATTATTAATCAGGGTTCCGAAATTCTCTTTGTGGGAAAATTAAAGGATGTGATCGGAAAGGCTTTTGACGTACAGACTATGGAACATAGCGTATATTTGCCGGGAGTTGTCTCCAGGAAAAAACAGGTAATACCAAATATCAGCACCGTATTGGAATAA
- a CDS encoding HAD family hydrolase gives MKIKYAIFDLDGTLLDSMHIWDNIGGKFLELYDITPEQELEEVLKPLSVKDAASYLKTSYALDLDENQIADQIFGLAEKEYQENIILKPRVADYLKKLYSQKTKMCVATASDHGTTEEVLDRLGILRYFEFVITCPEVGCGKESPRIYQLAAQRLGCDPMEVVIFEDALHCIKTAKDAGFYVVGVRDKSTEQEKEEIESLCDYYINSFDEMGAI, from the coding sequence ATGAAGATCAAATATGCTATTTTCGATTTGGACGGAACGCTGCTGGATTCCATGCACATCTGGGATAATATCGGCGGGAAGTTTCTGGAATTGTATGATATTACACCGGAACAGGAGCTGGAGGAAGTTTTAAAGCCTTTAAGTGTCAAAGATGCTGCCTCCTATTTAAAGACCAGCTATGCACTGGATCTGGATGAAAATCAAATCGCCGATCAAATCTTTGGTTTAGCAGAAAAAGAATATCAGGAGAACATCATCCTTAAGCCTCGGGTGGCAGATTATTTAAAAAAGCTTTATTCCCAAAAGACAAAAATGTGTGTGGCTACAGCTTCTGATCATGGCACCACGGAAGAGGTTCTGGACCGTTTGGGGATTCTCAGGTATTTTGAATTTGTCATAACCTGCCCGGAAGTGGGATGCGGCAAAGAAAGCCCCCGGATTTATCAGTTGGCAGCTCAACGTCTGGGCTGTGATCCCATGGAGGTTGTGATTTTTGAAGATGCCCTGCACTGTATCAAAACTGCCAAAGATGCCGGCTTTTATGTGGTAGGGGTAAGGGACAAATCTACAGAGCAGGAAAAAGAGGAAATCGAGAGCTTGTGTGACTATTACATTAATTCCTTTGATGAAATGGGGGCCATCTAA
- the ffh gene encoding signal recognition particle protein, with the protein MAVFSSLADKLQETFKKLKNKGKLTEADVAEAMREVRVALLEADVNFKVVKDFVGKVRERAVGQEVLESLTPGQHVVKIVHEELTSLMGSSQSKIVISPKPPTVIMLVGLQGAGKTTSGGKLANYLKKQGRQPLMVAGDIYRPAAIKQLQVLGEQLQIPVFSLGTDVSPVEIARQAMEKASAQGNDMVIIDTAGRLHINEELMDELKNIKATVHPHEILLVVDSMTGQDAVNVAESFNQELGIDGLILTKLDGDTRGGAALSAKAVTGKPIKFVGMGEKLDALEPFYPERMASRILGMGDVLTLIEKAQVNYDAKKAKEMEEKMLKADFSLEDFLDQMQQFKKMGSVQDLLGMIPGLGGNKKLKDLQVDENEFVKIEAMIQSMTPHERRHPEIINGSRKQRIARGSGSKVQDLNKLLKQFADTKKMIKQFGGSAMMKKGKKGKLPFNLPFM; encoded by the coding sequence ATGGCTGTTTTCAGTTCTTTAGCGGATAAACTGCAGGAAACATTCAAAAAGTTAAAAAATAAAGGGAAGTTAACGGAAGCAGATGTGGCGGAAGCCATGCGGGAAGTGCGGGTAGCTCTTCTGGAAGCAGATGTGAACTTTAAAGTGGTCAAAGATTTTGTGGGCAAGGTGCGGGAACGGGCAGTAGGACAGGAAGTTTTGGAGAGTTTGACGCCGGGACAGCATGTGGTAAAAATTGTCCATGAAGAATTAACTTCCTTAATGGGCAGCAGTCAGTCAAAAATTGTAATTTCTCCTAAACCACCCACGGTGATTATGTTAGTAGGCTTACAGGGTGCCGGGAAAACCACCAGCGGCGGGAAACTGGCCAATTACTTAAAAAAACAGGGGCGACAGCCCTTAATGGTAGCGGGAGATATCTATCGGCCGGCGGCCATTAAACAATTGCAGGTCTTAGGGGAGCAATTGCAGATTCCGGTCTTTAGTTTGGGGACAGATGTTAGTCCGGTGGAAATAGCCCGTCAGGCGATGGAAAAAGCTTCCGCCCAAGGCAATGATATGGTCATTATCGATACGGCGGGACGTTTGCATATTAATGAAGAATTGATGGATGAGTTAAAAAACATCAAAGCAACGGTGCATCCCCATGAAATCCTTCTCGTTGTGGACTCCATGACCGGGCAGGATGCGGTTAATGTAGCCGAGTCTTTTAATCAGGAGCTGGGCATTGACGGCTTGATTTTAACCAAATTAGACGGAGATACCAGGGGGGGTGCCGCCCTTTCTGCGAAAGCTGTCACCGGTAAGCCCATCAAGTTTGTGGGGATGGGAGAAAAATTAGATGCTTTGGAACCCTTTTATCCCGAACGGATGGCCTCGCGCATTTTAGGCATGGGAGATGTGCTGACCTTAATAGAAAAAGCTCAGGTCAATTATGATGCCAAAAAAGCTAAGGAAATGGAAGAAAAGATGCTTAAGGCAGACTTCTCCTTAGAAGATTTTTTGGATCAGATGCAGCAATTTAAAAAAATGGGTTCCGTCCAGGATCTCTTGGGCATGATTCCCGGCTTGGGCGGAAATAAAAAATTAAAAGATCTGCAAGTGGATGAAAATGAATTTGTCAAGATTGAAGCCATGATTCAATCCATGACACCCCATGAACGGAGGCATCCCGAGATCATTAACGGCAGCAGAAAACAGAGAATTGCCCGGGGCAGCGGTTCCAAGGTGCAGGATTTGAATAAGCTGCTCAAGCAATTTGCCGACACCAAGAAAATGATCAAACAATTCGGCGGCAGTGCTATGATGAAAAAAGGCAAGAAAGGAAAGCTGCCCTTTAACCTGCCCTTTATGTAA